The sequence TAACAAAATCAGCCCAATCACTCCGGCTGAGCAGACTAAGAACCAATCTACTTTATGCCTGGGATGCAACTGGCTCAAGAGAACACTGCTGAACCCACAGATTGCAACGGTTGTACAGAGCAATAGATTAGATAGAGTCGTCAGCGCACCAAAGTAGGGGTGATCTGCATAAAATGGTGCTCCAAAGAGCCGCTCTACAACTTGACCACTGCTCCACAATCGAACATAAACCGTTAATGCTAAAAATGCCAGCAACGTGATTCCATTTAGCCAAACAATTGCTCGCTCTGTTTGCAGTTGATTGAGCAATTGGCTCAGAAATGGACGAACGCTAGAAATTGCTGACATAGCTCACCGTATTAATCCACTCAAACTGATCCTAGCAATGTCACTGAGAACCAGAATCAAGGTGTGATTAAGTTACTGTGAGATTATAGTGAAGAGCACGGCTAATCATCGGGATAAGCAGCGATCGCAATGCCCACATCGCATCGATTTTGCATCATCCCCAAAACCAAAGGCCTGTAGCAAAAACTTCCAACGACACTCCGAGGTTGTGAGGAATTGCAGCATTTGCTGAACTCCCTGCTCCTGTTTTGGAAATTGGGGTAGTTGAGTCGAGGTGAGGACGTAGTGAAATGGGTCTTGCCAGTTCAACTGTCCGCTGCTGTGGAGGAGAGACAGGGCGATCGCCCCCTGCTTAAATTGAGTCGTGATCGTATTCACATCTCCTTCGGTCGGAAGCTGTTGTACTAATTCTTGGGCAAGGCGTTGTTGCGATCGCACTCGCTCTTGAAAGAAGTGCAACCGTTGCTTATCCTCTGGGTCAAGCCAACCCGTCGGTTCACTCACCAGAGTCAGTGCGTCAGCCGCTTTTCCATCCCGTCCGGCTCTACCGACTTCCTGCACATATTCGGATAGCAACATTGGGGCATGAAAGTGAATCACCCAACGGACATCAGGTTTATTGATCCCCATGCCAAAAGCGGAGGTGCAAACCACAAACTGAAGATCACCTTTCAGCCAGGCAGTTTCCATGTAGCGGCGTTCATCCGGACTTAGACCCGCATGATAGGCAGCGGTTTTATATCCCTTCTCAGAAAGCCAGGTAGCCAAGCTTTCACTATCTCGACGAGTGCGAACATAGACTAAGCCCGCTTGCTCCGGGTGTTGCCGAATAAATTTGAGTAGTTGCTGCCGTCGTCCACGTGGGGTCCAGGTTGTTTGAACTGCCAGATGCAGGTTAGATCGATAGGGGTTAAGCCGAAAAATATCTGGGTTCTTGAGTCCCAACACGTCTTGAATAACCCCCTGCGCATGAGGATCAGCGGTCGCCGTGAAGGCAGCAATCCCAATTCGAGTATTGGGTGGTTTGCGTTTTACCAATTCCAATCGGGCTGCCCCCAGTCGTCGATAGGTAGGACGAAAGGTATCTCCCCACTGCACCAAACAATGTGCCTCATCTAAAATCAGCCCATTGATTTTGAGGTGGGGCTGACACAAGACCTCCCACACTGGTGGGCTGAGGAGTGTCTCTGGCGATAAATACAAAAGCCGTAAGTGTTGTCGTTGCACATCTAAGAGGGTCTGTCGCCGCTGATAGCTAGGCAACTCACCATGGAGCAGAGCAGCGGGAAGGCTGCGCTGATGCAGTTCCTGGACTTGATTTTCCATGAGAGCCACTAACGGGGAAACGACAAGCGTCAGCCCTGTCCGCAGTAAAGCTGGCAATTGAAAGCAAATGGATTTCCCGCCGCCAGTGGGCATTACCACTAACGCATCTTGGTGTGCCAAAAGGCTGTGAATAATTTCTCCTTGAGGTGGGCGAAAGTCGTCATAACCCCAAATTCGTTGGAATGCTGCACGAACATAATCCCACCCAGTCTGTTCTGAAAGGTGCATCCCTAAATCTCAACGCTCCCTTCTAAGAATTCCCACAGAGCTATTATTTTGCTCATAACAACAAAGTATTACAGCCATGTGCAAGTTGGTTCAGTCCACGGATGGCAGGGGTGAAACCCCGGGTTGGGGCGCAGCCCCCCACACCCCTTTGTATAGCTGTAGCGGTGGTGTTCCAAACCTGTTGATAACCTCTGTAAGACCCCCTGTAGTCCCCCTTACCAAGGGGGACGGCGACAGCCGGGGGTTAGTAGCAACAGATCTGAAACACTACCCAAAATCCCTCGCTTACAAAATCGCCAAAAAATAGCAAGAGCGAGGAATTTTGCCGCTTAATAAGAGCTGAACTTTGTGGCTACAGATTAAACCGCAGCAGAGGCAGGATAGCAAACCTTGGTACCACCTAGACCACAGTAGCCGTTGGGATTTTTAGCCAGATATTGCTGGTGATATGCTTCAGCGTAATAAAACTCTGGAGCATCCAGGATTTCAGTGGTGATCTTCCCGTATCCCTGAGCACTCAATGCTGACTGATAAGCATCCCGTGAGGCGATCGCCTGTTGCTTTTGCGCTTCAGAATAGGTGTAGATTCCAGACCGATACTGTGTGCCAACGTCATTGCCCTGGCGCATTCCCTGAGTGGGATCATGGCTTTCCCAAAAGACCTTCAGCAGTTGCTCATAGCTGACTACTTTAGGGTCAAACGCCACGAGAACCACTTCATTGTGTCCTGTCATGCCAGTACACACTTCTTGATAGGTGGGGTTTGGAGTCACACCTGCCGCATAGCCTACCGCTGTGGTAAACACTCCCTCTTGCTGCCAAAACTTGCGCTCAGCACCCCAAAAACAGCCCAAACCAAACATCGCAACTTCTAAACCATCGGGAAAGGGTGGCTTTAGGGGATGACCATTGACAAAGTGAGCCGGGGGTACTGGCATTACCGTTGACCGCCCAGGAAGTGCCTCCTGGGGGGTGGGAAGAGATAACTTTTTGCCAAATCCAAAGATTGCCATGAGTTCCTATTGCGACTTTACTTCCCTCATCATAAAACGAAGTTTTAGATGGTGCAGGGTGGATACTACGGCAGACCAGTGTGGAAGCTACGCTGAGCTGCGATCGCCCCAGAGTTATTTCTCCGTCAGTGTCCAAACGCCATCATTCCACGTCTCGTCATCGGGTGGATGGGTGAGGTAATAGGTACACCGCTCCATGTGAAGTTTAGCCGCTTTGTCATCATTGTTTAGCTCATCCACAATGGTGGCAAACTCATTCAGGGCAAGTCTGAATTTGCGATCGAGATAGTATGACCGACCTTTTTGATAGAGGTCAATGGTTCTCAGTTGGCGGTCATTCAGGGGGTCATCGGTCAGACCGATCAATTCGTAAATGCTAACGGGTTTGTTCTTGCCTTTAACCCGAATGCAATCGAGTTCTCGTGCCCAGATGCGATCGGCGCAGGGTTGATAGGTAGTTTCGCTAATCACAATATCAGTGCCATAGAGTTTACTGGCTCCCTCTAAGCGAGAACCCAGGTTAACCCCATCACCAATCGATGTAAATTCGACCCGTTGCTTAGAACCAATATTGCCCGTGACCACGACATCAGAGTTAATTCCAATTCCAATTCTGATAATTGGCTGATCGCTCTCAATGCGTTTCTCGTTAAACTCCTCAAGCCGATGCCGCATGTCAATCGCCGTTTTAACCGCTTGATAGGCGTGATCCTCAATCGGTAGAGGAGAACCAAAGACTGCCATGATGGCGTCTCCAATGTACTTATCGAGGGTGCCTTTGTTTTCAAAGACAGCTCCTACCATCGCCTCAAAGTATTCGTTGAGCATCTCCACGACTTCTTCGGCTTCCATCGTCTCGGTCAAGGTTGTGTAGCCCCGAATATCAGAGAACAGCACGGAGACTTCTCGGCGATCGCCTCCCAGCTTGACTTCACCGCCTTTGAGCACCTGTTCTGCAATTTCCTGGCTCATATAGCGATACATAGTGCTCTTGAGCCGTTTTTCGTCACTGATGTCATCCATCACAACGAGTGCGCCCGAAACATTGTTGCTATCGGTTGCATCCGCAATGGTGTTAATCGACAGGTTAATGCTGTGTTGTTCTTTTTTATTAGCGGTTTGCAGGGTTTGATCAGGGTAATATTCCTGTCGGTCTTTGTGGTCTTCGGCATTGATGACCGAGTAGAAGTACTCGGAAAACTTACCTTTTTCAAGTTGGACCAGTTCTGTGACCAGTTGCCCTTCCAGGGGTTTGCTTTCATCTAAACCCAGCAGTTTTTTCGCACTTTCATTAGCGGCAATAATCTTGCCGTCTTTGTCGGTTGAGATGACCCCGTTGGAGAGCGATCGCAAAATGTCGCGTTGGGTCTGTTCCTGCTGTTTAACCGTTGCAAAGAGCTTGGCATTTTGCAGAGCAACCCCTGCTTGAATGTTGAATGCCTGCATGAACTCCAGGTCATTGCGGTTAAAACTAGCTCGCCAGCATTCGGGGGCTTCGGGATAATTCGCTGGATCGTAGGGCGGATGATCGCCTTGCTTGCGCTTGTTAATCAGTTGAGTCACTGCAATCAACTCATTATCAGCGTTAAACACCGGCATACATAAGATGCTGCACGTCCGATACCCCGTTTTTTGATCCGTCTCTTTCGAGATCGCAGAGTTGGGATGATCGTACAAGTCAAAGGGAATTAGTAATGGCTCACCTGTCGTTGCCACCTGACCCGCAAAGCCAGCCGACATGGGAATGCGGTATTCCTTTAACTCATTATTAATGGGAATCTTCGTCCATAACTCATGACTATCCCGATCCAGGAGCCACAAAGTACTGCGATCAGCTTGCATCAATTCCTTGGCTTCCTCCATCACCCTGCCCAGGGTTTCCTCTAGATCCAGGCTGCTCTGGCTCAGGGATTTAGTCGCCTTCATTAAAGCGGATGCGGCGCGTTGCTTTTGAGTTGCTTTATAGAATGAGCGAGAGGATTCTAAAATCAGGCGGATAGAGGGAGCAAACTCTTCAAACAGTTGCTCATCATGGCTAGAAAATCCATCCATGTCGATCTTATCTTCCAAGGTCGCATGGGGATCATAGTTCAGCTTCAGCTTATTCAGCAGTTGCACCACTGCCACCAAGTCACCCTGCTCACCCAGCAGCGGCATAGCCAACATGGTGTAAGTGCGATAGTGATTCTTTTTATCCGATTCTTGTGCGGTTTTAGAACGGGGATCGTTATAAAAATCGTAGGGAATGTTAACCACAGCTTTGGTGGTTGCAACTTCCCCCGCAATTCCAGCTGTTTTCGGGAACCGCAGCTCTAGATTGTTACCGTTTTCGTCTTTAGCAACAATCGACCACAGCTCATCCTTCTCTTCATCTAAAAGGAAAATAGTAGTGCGATCGGCGTTTAACAGTTCACCTGTTTTCAACGTAATCGATCGCAGCATTTCATCCAAAATGGCATCAAACCCTTGTGAACTCAACATGTCATCCAACATGGAGAGGGTCTGATTGACCACCTGAAGTTTCTGCTCAACATCCGTGACGACCTGTTTAAAGGTGTCTTGCGTGAGGGGGGCTAAAAAGCTTGAGAATGACCCGCGAGTAGTTGCCAGAGCACCTGTAGGAGGTGCATTCAGGTCAGCATCAGAAAGGGCGATCGCCCCTTCAGCTGGAGTCATCGGTTCTGCAAGCGAGTTGTATTCTTCTACCTTCTCAACCTGGGCAATAACATCAATGACATCAGCCATGCCAGAGGAGTCCGTATCCATGCGACGGGGATGCATATCTACTACCGTTGAATCTGGAGGGGCTACCTCAACTGGGTTAACACTAGCTGCTGGATTGGATTCAGCAGTGGAAATACGATCATCGGAGGAGGGCGAATTGGGTAGATGCGGCGAAGCTGTCATAGGTATTGCTAACGCTTATCAACGAGAAGCTTCAGATAACTTAACTCAAACTCAGCCTCACTCCACAGAAATACTAACGAATTATCGGAACCATTTATGCTTCGAGATTACCCAAAGTGCTCACAAAATAGCGCGTTTATTGTGTATTTCCAGTACCACTGCTGAGAGCAAAATCTGAAAAGCCAATACCCCTTGTGATAGAGGCATTGCTACCTACGACTGTATCTGTTTGCTCTCGATTCAACAAGCGGTAACCGATACAAAAATGGGGGTGATGGAGTAGAGGGGTGATGGGGTAGAGGAGTGATAGAGACTCCCCTACTCCATCACCCCCTTACTCCCCTACTTCCCCACTCCCTTACTCCACTACTTCTAAGCCGCAGTTGGCATCACTTGAGAGGACAGAACGTCCTGATAGAAATGTTGTAACTGTCGCGTGGCGGCTGCCCATCCCCAGCGTTCTGCTTCTTGACGAGCATTTTGGCGGAGACTGTCTCGCACTTGAGTATTGGCTAAAAGACGTTGGGTAGCGGCGATCGCCCCTTCTTCATCCTCTGGGTCAAACAAATAGCCGTTCACACCATCCGTCACAATATCAGGAATAC is a genomic window of Oscillatoria sp. FACHB-1407 containing:
- a CDS encoding RecQ family ATP-dependent DNA helicase; amino-acid sequence: MHLSEQTGWDYVRAAFQRIWGYDDFRPPQGEIIHSLLAHQDALVVMPTGGGKSICFQLPALLRTGLTLVVSPLVALMENQVQELHQRSLPAALLHGELPSYQRRQTLLDVQRQHLRLLYLSPETLLSPPVWEVLCQPHLKINGLILDEAHCLVQWGDTFRPTYRRLGAARLELVKRKPPNTRIGIAAFTATADPHAQGVIQDVLGLKNPDIFRLNPYRSNLHLAVQTTWTPRGRRQQLLKFIRQHPEQAGLVYVRTRRDSESLATWLSEKGYKTAAYHAGLSPDERRYMETAWLKGDLQFVVCTSAFGMGINKPDVRWVIHFHAPMLLSEYVQEVGRAGRDGKAADALTLVSEPTGWLDPEDKQRLHFFQERVRSQQRLAQELVQQLPTEGDVNTITTQFKQGAIALSLLHSSGQLNWQDPFHYVLTSTQLPQFPKQEQGVQQMLQFLTTSECRWKFLLQAFGFGDDAKSMRCGHCDRCLSR
- a CDS encoding GAF domain-containing protein; translation: MTPAEGAIALSDADLNAPPTGALATTRGSFSSFLAPLTQDTFKQVVTDVEQKLQVVNQTLSMLDDMLSSQGFDAILDEMLRSITLKTGELLNADRTTIFLLDEEKDELWSIVAKDENGNNLELRFPKTAGIAGEVATTKAVVNIPYDFYNDPRSKTAQESDKKNHYRTYTMLAMPLLGEQGDLVAVVQLLNKLKLNYDPHATLEDKIDMDGFSSHDEQLFEEFAPSIRLILESSRSFYKATQKQRAASALMKATKSLSQSSLDLEETLGRVMEEAKELMQADRSTLWLLDRDSHELWTKIPINNELKEYRIPMSAGFAGQVATTGEPLLIPFDLYDHPNSAISKETDQKTGYRTCSILCMPVFNADNELIAVTQLINKRKQGDHPPYDPANYPEAPECWRASFNRNDLEFMQAFNIQAGVALQNAKLFATVKQQEQTQRDILRSLSNGVISTDKDGKIIAANESAKKLLGLDESKPLEGQLVTELVQLEKGKFSEYFYSVINAEDHKDRQEYYPDQTLQTANKKEQHSINLSINTIADATDSNNVSGALVVMDDISDEKRLKSTMYRYMSQEIAEQVLKGGEVKLGGDRREVSVLFSDIRGYTTLTETMEAEEVVEMLNEYFEAMVGAVFENKGTLDKYIGDAIMAVFGSPLPIEDHAYQAVKTAIDMRHRLEEFNEKRIESDQPIIRIGIGINSDVVVTGNIGSKQRVEFTSIGDGVNLGSRLEGASKLYGTDIVISETTYQPCADRIWARELDCIRVKGKNKPVSIYELIGLTDDPLNDRQLRTIDLYQKGRSYYLDRKFRLALNEFATIVDELNNDDKAAKLHMERCTYYLTHPPDDETWNDGVWTLTEK
- the msrA gene encoding peptide-methionine (S)-S-oxide reductase MsrA, giving the protein MAIFGFGKKLSLPTPQEALPGRSTVMPVPPAHFVNGHPLKPPFPDGLEVAMFGLGCFWGAERKFWQQEGVFTTAVGYAAGVTPNPTYQEVCTGMTGHNEVVLVAFDPKVVSYEQLLKVFWESHDPTQGMRQGNDVGTQYRSGIYTYSEAQKQQAIASRDAYQSALSAQGYGKITTEILDAPEFYYAEAYHQQYLAKNPNGYCGLGGTKVCYPASAAV